A window from Gottschalkiaceae bacterium SANA encodes these proteins:
- the spoVG gene encoding septation regulator SpoVG, with protein sequence MEVTDVRVRKINTDGKMKAIVSVTFDDAFVVHDIKIIEGQNGLFIAMPSRRMPDGEFRDIAHPINSDTRATIQDIVFTEYERSMQEAETIE encoded by the coding sequence ATGGAAGTAACAGACGTAAGAGTAAGAAAGATCAACACTGATGGGAAAATGAAGGCAATAGTATCGGTAACCTTTGACGATGCCTTCGTGGTACACGACATTAAGATCATCGAGGGGCAAAATGGACTTTTTATTGCGATGCCGTCCAGAAGAATGCCTGATGGTGAATTTCGCGATATTGCGCATCCAATTAATTCGGATACGCGCGCGACAATCCAGGATATTGTTTTTACTGAATATGAAAGATCCATGCAGGAAGCTGAAACGATTGAATAA
- the pth gene encoding aminoacyl-tRNA hydrolase has translation MYVIIGLGNPGKKYEKTRHNVGFRVIDRLAKDWGVSVKKVQFQSLSGEVFRGGEKIVLIKPQTFMNESGRAVVELQRYFQVPPENMIVIYDDIDFEVGILKVRKRGSGGSHNGMKSVIFQLQTDVFPRVRIGIGKQPTYMDLANYVLSGFSAQEEKTLDHVLKAACHAVEMIVEKGVEQSMNQTNHLNFQ, from the coding sequence ATGTATGTTATTATAGGATTGGGAAATCCGGGAAAAAAATATGAAAAAACAAGACATAATGTTGGTTTTCGGGTGATCGACCGATTGGCGAAAGACTGGGGCGTCTCTGTGAAGAAGGTGCAGTTTCAATCCCTTTCGGGAGAAGTTTTTCGAGGTGGAGAGAAGATTGTTTTGATCAAACCGCAGACCTTTATGAATGAAAGTGGCCGAGCTGTGGTTGAATTGCAGCGTTATTTTCAAGTGCCACCAGAGAATATGATTGTGATTTATGACGATATCGATTTCGAGGTTGGCATCCTCAAGGTTAGAAAACGGGGTAGCGGCGGTAGTCATAACGGCATGAAATCCGTGATTTTTCAATTACAGACCGATGTTTTTCCTCGGGTCCGTATTGGAATTGGAAAGCAACCGACCTATATGGATCTTGCCAACTATGTATTGAGCGGATTCAGTGCACAAGAAGAAAAGACCTTGGACCATGTGTTGAAGGCGGCTTGTCATGCCGTTGAAATGATTGTCGAAAAGGGTGTGGAGCAATC
- the purR gene encoding pur operon repressor: MEKFKRSERVAAIFSILVEHPNQLFTYQAFEERFAASKTTISEDVAILRQLVKRLDSGEIVTQSGAAGGVLFQPHLNRGETVSFLTRIGKRIMEKERLIAGGFIYMTDLLNHPDTVFTIGKIFADRYAEKKIDYVVTVETKGIPVALATARVLNVPMVTVRKNIKVTEGTTVNINYRSGSTGQIQTMSLSKRAIPAGAHVLLVDDFMRGGGTLRGMIEMVREFEAVVEGIGVLVATEEPDRKLVQDYYAMFKLVSVDEQTGEVVIHPNLD, from the coding sequence ATGGAGAAATTTAAACGCAGTGAGCGAGTAGCCGCTATTTTTTCAATACTGGTTGAACATCCCAACCAGTTATTCACATACCAGGCATTTGAGGAACGTTTTGCTGCTTCGAAGACGACGATTAGTGAAGATGTCGCGATTCTACGTCAATTGGTCAAGCGATTGGATTCAGGAGAAATTGTGACGCAATCCGGCGCAGCGGGCGGGGTTTTGTTTCAGCCTCATTTAAATCGGGGAGAAACAGTGAGTTTCTTGACTCGAATTGGCAAGCGAATTATGGAGAAGGAACGGCTAATAGCCGGCGGATTTATTTATATGACGGATCTGTTGAACCATCCAGATACGGTATTTACCATTGGCAAGATCTTCGCGGATCGTTATGCCGAAAAAAAGATTGATTATGTGGTCACGGTGGAAACCAAGGGCATTCCCGTTGCTTTGGCGACAGCACGCGTTTTAAATGTACCCATGGTAACCGTTCGGAAAAACATCAAGGTGACGGAAGGAACCACGGTCAATATTAATTATCGTAGTGGATCGACCGGACAGATTCAGACCATGTCTTTATCGAAGCGAGCGATTCCTGCAGGTGCTCATGTGCTTTTGGTTGATGATTTTATGCGCGGAGGCGGAACCTTGCGTGGCATGATTGAAATGGTTCGGGAGTTTGAGGCAGTTGTAGAAGGGATTGGGGTCTTGGTTGCGACGGAAGAACCGGATCGGAAATTGGTTCAGGATTACTACGCCATGTTTAAATTGGTCTCGGTCGATGAGCAAACTGGAGAGGTTGTTATTCATCCCAATCTCGATTAA
- the glmU gene encoding bifunctional UDP-N-acetylglucosamine diphosphorylase/glucosamine-1-phosphate N-acetyltransferase GlmU — protein MIKAMILAAGQGTRMKSQIPKVMHKICGESLMEWVARAASDAGSDETIVIVGHGKNEICSAYEQKGWHFADQPIEDGAPYGTGYAAMQGMKFIDDEDEVFILTGDTPLIEGADLTALLQKHRNSKAVATVLSAKMEDPTGYGRILHDTKGVVGIVEQKDATAEERLIQEINSGIFCFQGKALKIALAGLTTENAQGEYYLTDSLQILRELGQQVESYCMKDADHIRGINSRVQLAEATKIRQQWINTHWMEEGVTLIDPASTYIDVDVSIGQDTLIEANVQLKGKTVIGSNVEIGSMSKIVDSVIGDAVTIDSSKILESTVGRKTTIGPYAYLRPKSQIGEGCRIGDFVEVKNAVIGNGSKASHLSYVGDAIVGERVNIGCGVVFVNYDGKKKSQSIVEDDAFIGSNANLVAPVHVKKKGFVAAGSTITRDVEEGDLSIARAKQVNKAGWAERFFNK, from the coding sequence ATGATTAAAGCAATGATTCTTGCCGCGGGGCAAGGCACTCGAATGAAATCGCAAATTCCGAAAGTAATGCATAAGATCTGTGGAGAATCTCTGATGGAATGGGTTGCGCGGGCGGCAAGTGACGCTGGCAGCGACGAAACCATTGTCATCGTGGGCCATGGAAAAAATGAGATTTGTTCTGCCTATGAGCAGAAGGGATGGCATTTTGCTGACCAGCCCATCGAAGATGGAGCTCCCTATGGAACCGGATATGCGGCCATGCAAGGGATGAAGTTTATTGATGACGAAGACGAGGTCTTTATTCTGACAGGGGATACCCCTTTGATTGAAGGCGCTGACTTGACTGCCCTTCTACAGAAGCATCGGAACAGTAAAGCGGTAGCGACAGTCTTGAGCGCGAAGATGGAGGATCCGACGGGATATGGTCGAATCTTACATGATACAAAAGGTGTTGTTGGGATCGTGGAGCAAAAGGATGCAACGGCAGAGGAACGCTTGATTCAAGAAATTAACTCAGGAATTTTCTGCTTTCAAGGGAAAGCATTAAAGATCGCCCTTGCTGGTTTGACAACCGAGAATGCGCAAGGCGAATATTATTTAACAGACAGTTTGCAAATCCTTAGAGAGTTGGGCCAACAGGTTGAGTCCTATTGTATGAAAGACGCTGATCATATCCGAGGGATTAATTCCCGGGTGCAATTGGCGGAGGCGACAAAGATTCGACAGCAATGGATTAACACACATTGGATGGAAGAAGGGGTGACCCTGATTGATCCGGCAAGCACCTATATCGATGTGGATGTATCCATCGGACAGGACACGCTGATCGAAGCAAATGTGCAATTGAAAGGGAAGACTGTGATTGGGAGCAATGTTGAAATTGGCTCCATGTCCAAAATTGTCGACAGTGTAATTGGAGATGCAGTCACTATCGATTCATCGAAAATTCTGGAAAGTACGGTTGGTCGGAAGACGACCATCGGCCCCTACGCGTATTTGCGTCCAAAGAGTCAAATTGGAGAGGGTTGCAGAATCGGAGATTTTGTAGAAGTAAAAAATGCTGTAATCGGCAATGGCTCAAAGGCTAGTCATCTTTCTTATGTAGGAGATGCAATTGTTGGAGAACGGGTGAATATAGGTTGTGGCGTCGTATTTGTAAACTACGACGGTAAAAAGAAATCTCAATCCATTGTGGAGGATGATGCTTTTATTGGATCCAATGCGAATTTGGTGGCACCGGTGCATGTGAAGAAAAAGGGTTTTGTTGCAGCGGGATCAACCATTACGCGGGATGTAGAAGAAGGTGATTTATCCATTGCGAGAGCGAAGCAGGTAAATAAAGCTGGATGGGCGGAGCGTTTCTTTAATAAATAG
- a CDS encoding ribose-phosphate pyrophosphokinase — MHSEQSRIKVFTGNANPELAQAICNELGISLGRCSVDRFSDGEISVSIPETVRGNDVYLIQSTCPPVNENLMEVLILIDAFKRASAGRINAVIPYYGYARQDRKAKARDPISAKLIANLLQAAGADRVVAMDLHASQLQGFFDIPVDHLKAINLLGEYYKAKEGLNKDNTIVLSPDIGGVKRARNLGAILDLPIAIIEKRRPKANVAEVMNVIGDIEGKHVIIIDDMIDTAGSLVKAAEVAKQFGSLDVYASCTHGILSGPAIERIKNSPILEVLITDTIPLPAEKQIDKIKIMPVAELLAESIRRIHGNRSISVLFD; from the coding sequence ATGCATTCTGAGCAAAGTCGTATCAAGGTTTTTACAGGTAATGCAAATCCTGAACTCGCGCAGGCAATCTGCAATGAGTTGGGTATTTCATTGGGCCGTTGCAGTGTGGATCGATTCAGTGATGGAGAAATTTCTGTCAGCATTCCAGAGACTGTACGCGGAAATGACGTGTACTTGATTCAATCGACATGTCCACCGGTGAATGAGAACTTGATGGAAGTGTTGATACTGATTGACGCATTCAAACGAGCGTCAGCGGGAAGAATCAATGCGGTAATTCCATACTACGGGTATGCGAGACAAGATCGAAAGGCGAAGGCTAGAGATCCAATCTCTGCAAAACTGATTGCGAATCTTCTTCAAGCGGCGGGTGCCGACCGCGTGGTAGCGATGGACTTGCATGCATCACAATTGCAAGGATTTTTCGATATCCCAGTGGATCATTTGAAGGCAATCAACCTATTGGGCGAATACTACAAAGCCAAAGAGGGCTTGAACAAAGACAATACCATCGTTCTTTCTCCTGATATCGGTGGAGTGAAGCGGGCAAGAAACTTAGGTGCCATTTTGGACCTTCCAATCGCAATTATTGAAAAACGTCGTCCTAAGGCAAATGTGGCGGAAGTCATGAATGTTATTGGTGATATCGAAGGCAAGCATGTTATTATTATTGATGATATGATCGATACAGCGGGTTCTTTGGTAAAAGCGGCTGAGGTTGCCAAGCAATTCGGTTCACTGGATGTCTATGCAAGCTGTACCCACGGCATTCTGTCGGGACCAGCAATTGAACGAATCAAGAATTCTCCGATTCTAGAGGTCTTGATTACGGATACAATTCCTCTTCCAGCGGAAAAACAGATCGATAAAATCAAGATCATGCCGGTTGCAGAATTGCTAGCAGAATCCATTCGCAGAATTCACGGAAACCGTTCCATCAGTGTATTGTTTGACTAG